A genomic region of Rhizomicrobium sp. contains the following coding sequences:
- a CDS encoding DUF3775 domain-containing protein produces the protein MPTAVPSPATPEPELTIPIDVVSYVATMAKEFDAKEGDSDPDSGSNATDDGDADVLEDKPGDTVQQELLEYINGLNEDYQIELVALAWLGRGTFDIGEWSEALETARQEHNKRTGQYLLGLPLLGDYLEEGLDAFGESIVDMDDTRDTAPDTDKA, from the coding sequence ATGCCGACCGCCGTTCCATCGCCCGCAACGCCCGAGCCCGAACTGACGATCCCGATCGATGTCGTCAGCTATGTCGCGACCATGGCCAAGGAGTTCGACGCCAAGGAGGGAGACAGCGATCCCGATTCCGGGTCCAACGCCACCGACGATGGGGATGCGGATGTGCTTGAGGACAAACCCGGCGACACGGTGCAGCAGGAACTGCTGGAATACATCAACGGCCTGAACGAGGACTATCAGATCGAACTGGTTGCGCTTGCCTGGCTCGGGCGCGGCACCTTCGACATCGGCGAGTGGAGCGAGGCGCTGGAGACCGCGCGGCAGGAGCACAACAAGCGCACCGGGCAGTATCTTCTCGGCCTGCCGTTGCTCGGCGATTATCTGGAGGAGGGGTTGGACGCCTTCGGTGAATCCATCGTCGACATGGACGACACGCGCGATACGGCGCCGGACACCGACAAGGCATAA